The proteins below come from a single Metarhizium brunneum chromosome 1, complete sequence genomic window:
- the MRI1 gene encoding Methylthioribose-1-phosphate isomerase — MSTLQAVRYSRGKLEVLDQLRLPHEFHYDQVSTRQEAFDSIASMRTRGAPAIAIVASLGLAVELFNGPVAADSPQQVIAHIDEALDYLKQSRPTAVDLTNAINQLKARIRTSGETKASIIQGFIEEAENIFEKDLKTNLAIGDYGAEWLKTQVGATSDNTVSVLTHCNTGSLATSGHGTALGIIRTLQANGQLRHAFCTETRPYNQGSRLTAFELVYEGIPSTLITDSMAASLFRTKKAEKNIVAVIVGADRVVRNGDTANKIGTYQLAVLAKHHGIKFLVAAPTTSIDLETETGNGIKIEERKREELTQVTGAVIKADGKVDESTKVRVATADQRIEVWNPAFDVTPAELIDAVVTEKGAVEKGPDGKFDFSKIMPERWAKVAGV; from the coding sequence ATGTCCACCCTTCAAGCTGTCCGCTATTCTCGCGGCAAGCTCGAGGTCCTTGACCAGCTCCGCCTCCCGCACGAATTCCACTATGACCAAGTCTCAACCCGCCAGGAAGCCTTCGACAGCATTGCCTCGATGCGAACCCGTGGCGCCCCTGCCATTGCCATCGTCGCCAGTCTTGGGCTTGCCGTTGAGCTATTCAATGGCCCCGTAGCTGCTGACTCGCCTCAGCAAGTCATTGCCCACATCGACGAAGCGCTTGACTATCTGAAGCAGAGTCGTCCCACCGCCGTCGATCTCACCAACGCCATTAACCAGCTCAAGGCGCGGATACGCACGTCTGGTGAAACCAAGGCGTCTATTATCCAGGGATTTATCGAAGAAGCCGAGAACATCTTTGAAAAGGACCTCAAGACAAACCTTGCCATCGGGGATTACGGCGCCGAGTGGCTCAAGACGCAAGTTGGCGCGACATCAGATAACACCGTTTCCGTTCTCACACATTGCAACACCGGCTCGCTGGCAACATCCGGCCACGGAACGGCACTTGGCATTATTCGAACCCTGCAGGCAAATGGCCAACTACGACATGCGTTCTGTACTGAGACCAGGCCATACAATCAAGGCAGTCGCCTCACTGCCTTTGAGCTGGTCTATGAAGGCATCCCCAGCACCCTGATTACTGATTCCATGGCCGCATCCCTATTTCGCACTAAGAAGGCTGAGAAGAACATTGTGGCTgtcattgtcggcgccgacCGAGTTGTTCGGAACGGTGACACTGCCAACAAGATTGGGACGTACCAACTGGCCGTGCTCGCGAAGCACCACGGCATCAAGTTTTTGGTTGCGGCGCCGACTACCAGCATCGATCTGGAGACGGAAACGGGAAATGGCATCAAGATTGAGGAGCGCAAGCGGGAGGAGCTGACCCAGGTGACTGGTGCTGTCATCAAGGCTGATGGCAAGGTGGATGAGAGCACAAAGGTCAGAGTTGCCACGGCCGATCAGAGAATCGAGGTGTGGAACCCCGCGTTTGATGTTACGCCAGCTGAGTTGATTGATGCCGTGGTGACTGAAAAGGGGGCAGTCGAGAAGGGACCCGATGGCAAATTCGACTTTAGCAAGATAATGCCAGAACGGTGGGCAAAAGTGGCTGGGGTGTGA
- the Trappc10 gene encoding Trafficking protein particle complex subunit 10, whose protein sequence is MEQQSSTSKVTVEYFDPHHVYKLLAPGLVPRLPLRNLHWQSHAGPLRSIDTLHVDLVPGDASQPPEPAAPKSRRSTNASRDDGFQTQQVGGEASSTDTVDKQAAATKTSPSGQRRHQIPGLRSTPYLKVLLVRCDDNDSYKATVRAEVREWIKEHTPPSNSSKKASNQEKHDAFEWLILHVVIPNTAAATQPRNTGSKGEGGSAEKASTTSRWRPGSTPLMEKFRSDFNSSSKGAPDRVAQIRIGINDVPYDLLPRVVPAVPSGYSETEQDAENAWNELMSKFKSLILSSFDMRVTQYEEDIKEKDGQRSLPGWNFCTFFILKEGLARGFENVGLVEDALVGYDELSIGLDSVIQEQVESGAPEKHGGVMLTYTEELQRMARQVLTELSGDAGDEVAVDLQRQETASNDADDIPISSSNKAYRDMILANQVSVFDFRCYIFSRQISLLLRLGNAFATREELLAKLMDQRNSILHGVAPLLPPMNNDDGPENLGMLSEVCRRTLEFIPVISQVMRQDITASLLNDTNPNTADNAQVTTLDPFLLETMDNMVASFAFTIAQQILVQTSTKALPIPLPTLVMEDGAEPKSSIPEPKTMLHPARSSSLQAQPSSRPPSNPNFPGPGRKPSLAEPEPQASSFLKVGLEELAARRAELYMLSRRILEGLGKKRGWSNGWDEAPLVGEPGLDGMEEISLDDGGAGGGCGRGSSIGGKSSTESTAPSIAGVDSQILRTATDNTVDFYRLYEILTGKASHHFAVANHVHSVTTCKADLAMLKFHTKEYKAATKHFEEATPFFAENGWSLLELSLLVMYCQCLSELGSDDHYVNVAMTLLIKSCAAERERRERKAAVVALPKATILDSSPTKQVAAKLFALTSNLSSEVKVPLSKFFMDVELEGTPVYHDRKDGFSLKIQLRSLLPEKLTLDSAKLRITCTDGGPRRDINLEVDEEIVLSPGKNSISVACNSVIPGSYRVSRLALVSSKLFLHHEQDVNSLPPRTSSIFQDPDVTLFQCPNALDVQLTASRHISLGKNNALDLIIRSGWNTLKGCEVKIRPTTGGLRLLTTEAKLVDESIQFAKRPESGALFFGPMEEATSITVRLPYSIEQDLGDVSVKVEVTYVTTSDESFQLAKSIMIPVSLAVGVNVQDVFKHNALFSRFNVDTASSSPLRLFKSELVESELFEPSFGIPPANTVMVFPKQHATLLYKVKRKEGAKVAARSGRILHLKLYYSVLQTEIEERIKESILEGLKDTPLELYSKVTAARVLEETRNGLEAHDLERAALVGEVTTSYLEKARWAHHLRGLGCVPGTRDDATTKLAEFLDDWQRKHPRMTLPTGTPDEPWSIVIPVEVPSLSVVHTADIRIEQSLLDHLEGPSAGAPAASVNQVLPATLHLKWTRIWDTDALAREDEEFSYEVTAPSDAWVIGGRRRGHFVIPGGKAPSTMSSTAETEAEIPLVLIPQREGYLPYPTVEIKDVPPAEGHRGAASTTAPCEVDWRNLGETVRVVSERRSVTVSLDASGPGGGPLVCESEGMNRQKGRIVA, encoded by the exons ATGGAACAGCAGTCATCGACGTCAAAAGTGACAG TCGAGTACTTCGATCCTCACCATGTCTACAAGCTTCTTGCGCCTGGCCTAGTCCCTCGATTGCCCTTGCGCAACCTCCACTGGCAGTCGCATGCTGGACCTCTCCGATCTATCGACACCCTACATGTTGATTTGGTGCCAGGCGATGCCTCGCAGCCACCCGAACCCGCGGCTCCCAAGTCAAGGCGGTCTACGAATGCCTCGCGTGACGATGGCTTCCAAACCCAGCAAGTGGGCGGAGAGGCCAGCTCGACAGACACAGTTGACAAGCAGGCTGCGGCGACCAAGACCTCCCCATCGGGCCAGCGGCGCCATCAGATCCCCGGCCTGCGCAGCACCCCCTATCTCAAAGTGCTCCTGGTACGGTGCGACGACAACGATTCATACAAGGCCACGGTGAGAGCAGAGGTTCGCGAGTGGATCAAGGAGCACACGCCGCCATCGAACTCGTCCAAAAAAGCCAGCAATCAGGAGAAGCACGATGCCTTTGAGTGGCTCATATTGCATGTCGTCATCCCCAATACTGCGGCTGCCACTCAACCCCGAAACACTGGAAGCAAGGGTGAGGGGGGTTCAGCAGAAAAGGCATCAACTACTTCACGATGGAGACCAGGGTCAACGCCATTGATGGAGAAGTTTCGATCAGATTTCAACTCGTCTAGCAAAGGCGCACCGGACCGTGTTGCCCAGATTCGCATCGGCATCAACGATGTGCCGTACGACCTACTGCCAAGGGTAGTTCCTGCTGTGCCGTCTGGATACTCGGAGACAGAGCAAGATGCAGAGAATGCATGGAACGAGCTGATGAGCAAATTCAAGAGCTTAATTCTGAGCTCTTTTGATATGCGAGTAACACAATACGAGGAGGATATTAAAGAAAAGGACGGTCAAAGAAGTCTACCCGGCTGGAACTTTTGTACCTTTTTCATCCTGAAGGAGGGTTTGGCACGCGGGTTCGAAAATGTTGgtcttgtcgaggatgccCTCGTCGGATACGACGAGCTGAGCATTGGGCTTGATTCAGTCATTCAAGAACAAGTCGAGAGCGGAGCGCCGGAGAAGCACGGCGGCGTCATGTTAACATATACGGAGGAGCTGCAAAGGATGGCCAGGCAAGTCTTAACGGAGCTATCAGGGGACGCCGGTGATGAGGTAGCCGTGGACTTGCAAAGGCAGGAAACGGCCTCAAACGATGCCGACGATATCCCCATCAGCTCATCGAATAAGGCCTACCGCGATATGATTCTTGCCAACCAAGTGTCCGTTTTTGATTTCAGATGCTACATCTTCTCAAGGCAAATATCACTACTCCTGCGTTTGGGTAATGCATTTGCAACACGGGAAGAATTGCTGGCCAAGTTGATGGATCAGCGCAATTCGATTCTCCATGGCGTGGCGCCGCTCCTACCGCCCATGAATAATGACGATGGACCTGAAAATTTGGGCATGCTCTCCGAGGTATGCCGACGGACTTTGGAGTTTATTCCAGTAATATCCCAAGTGATGCGCCAAGATATCACCGCCTCCTTGTTAAATGATACCAATCCCAATACTGCAGACAATGCACAAGTGACGACCTTGGATCCATTCTTGCTGGAGACGATGGACAACATGGTTGCATCGTTTGCATTTACCATTGCCCAGCAGATTCTCGTCCAAACGTCGACCAAAGCACTGCCAATCCCACTGCCGACCTTGGTCATGGAAGACGGAGCCGAGCCAAAGTCATCAATCCCAGAACCGAAGACTATGCTACATCCAGCGAGATCCTCGTCATTGCAAGCGCAGCCGTCATCTCGGCCACCTTCTAATCCCAACTTTCCCGGTCCTGGTAGGAAACCGAGTCTCGCAGAACCTGAGCCACAGGCGTCGTCGTTCCTCAAGGTTGGGCTTGAAGAATTGGCGGCTCGTCGTGCGGAGCTGTACATGCTATCCAGGAGAATATTAGAAGGCCTGGGCAAAAAGCGCGGCTGGTCCAACGGCTGGGATGAAGCACCATTGGTTGGTGAACCTGGGCTTGACGGCATGGAAGAAATCAGTCtcgatgatggtggtgctggtggtggatgTGGCCGTGGTTCGAGCATTGGAGGCAAATCTAGCACAGAATCTACTGCACCTTCAATCGCTGGTGTTGACAGTCAAATCCTGCGGACGGCCACCGATAACACAGTCGACTTTTATCGTCTATACGAAATTCTCACTGGCAAAGCTAGCCACCACTTTGCCGTTGCCAATCATGTTCATTCCGTCACGACTTGCAAAGCTGATCTGGCCATGCTCAAATTTCACACGAAAGAATACAAGGCTGCCACCAAACACTTCGAAGAGGCCACTCCATTCTTTGCCGAAAATGGATGGTCACTCTTGGAGCTATCTCTGCTGGTCATGTATTGCCAGTGTCTAAGCGAGCTCGGGTCCGACGATCACTATGTCAATGTTGCGATGACGCTTCTCATCAAGTCGTGTGCCGCTGAAAGAGAACGACGGGAGCGGAAGGCTGCCGTAGTAGCGCTGCCAAAGGCCACCATTCTCGATAGCTCGCCTACCAAGCAGGTCGCAGCCAAACTATTTGCACTGACTTCAAATCTCTCCTCAGAGGTCAAGGTGCCCCTATCAAAATTCTTCATGGATGTTGAGTTGGAAGGAACACCCGTATACCACGACCGCAAAGATGGGTTTTCGTTAAAGATTCAACTCAGGAGTCTGCTGCCAGAGAAGCTGACGCTGGATTCCGCAAAGTTAAGAATAACATGTACAGATGGAGGACCACGCAGAGACATCAACTTGGAAGTCGACGAGGAAATTGTTCTCTCTCCAGGCAAGAATTCAATCTCTGTAGCGTGCAAT TCCGTCATTCCCGGAAGCTATCGTGTAAGCCGGCTGGCTTTGGTATCCAGCAAACTATTCCTCCACCACGAACAAGATGTCAACTCCTTGCCTCCCCGGACAAGCAGCATCTTCCAAGATCCCGATGTAACCTTGTTTCAATGCCCCAATGCGCTTGACGTGCAGTTGACGGCCAGCAGACACATAAGCCTTGGCAAGAACAACGCGCTTGATCTCATCATTCGTTCTGGGTGGAACACCTTGAAGGGCTGTGAAGTCAAAATCCGACCAACAACCGGTGGTCTCCGTCTGTTGACCACAGAAGCAAAACTTGTCGACGAATCCATCCAGTTTGCGAAACGCCCAGAATCTGGGGCGCTTTTCTTCGGTCCGATGGAGGAGGCGACATCCATTACTGTGCGCTTGCCTTACTCCATTGAGCAGGATCTGGGCGACGTTTCAGTCAAGGTAGAGGTTACATATGTAACAACAAGTGACGAATCATTCCAGCTCGCAAAGTCGATCATGATTCCGGTCTCGCTCGCAGTTGGGGTGAATGTACAAGACGTGTTCAAGCATAATGCGCTGTTCTCGCGGTTCAACGTGGACACTGCGTCCTCCAGCCCACTGCGACTATTCAAGAGCGAGCTTGTGGAGTCGGAGCTGTTCGAACCCTCGTTTGGCATCCCGCCAGCCAATACAGTCATGGTTTTCCCAAAGCAGCATGCTACATTACTCTATAAAGTAAAAAGGAAGGAGGGGGCGAAGGTGGCTGCACGAAGCGGCAGGATACTGCATCTCAAGTTATACTACAGCGTGCTGCAGACGGAGATAGAGGAGCGCATAAAAGAGTCGATTCTAGAAGGACTCAAAGACACGCCGCTGGAGCTGTATTCCAaggtgacggcggcgcgtGTACTGGAGGAAACAAGGAACGGGCTAGAGGCCCACGATCTAGAACGAGCAGCGCTGGTGGGCGAAGTCACAACATCGTATCTAGAGAAGGCCCGGTGGGCACATCACTTGCGTGGTCTTGGATGTGTGCCCGGCACAAGGGACGATGCGACGACAAAATTGGCCGAGTTTCTCGACGATTGGCAGAGGAAGCACCCTCGCATGACCCTCCCAACAGGCACACCAGACGAACCATGGTCCATTGTCATACCCGTCGAGGTCCCATCCCTCTCCGTTGTCCACACAGCCGACATTCGCATCGAGCAATCTCTCCTAGACCACCTTGAGGGACCCTCAGCGGGCGCTCCAGCAGCCTCGGTAAACCAAGTCCTTCCGGCGACACTCCACCTCAAATGGACACGCATCTGGGACACTGACGCGCTGGCTCGGGAGGACGAAGAGTTCAGCTACGAGGTCACGGCGCCCAGCGACGCATGGGTCATTGGCGGTCGTCGAAGGGGACACTTTGTCATCCCTGGGGGCAAAGCACCCAGCACCATGTCGTCAACTGCAGAGACGGAGGCCGAAATCCCGCTGGTGCTGATCCCCCAGAGGGAAGGCTATCTGCCGTACCCAACGGTGGAAATTAAGGATGTGCCGCCGGCGGAGGGACACAGAGGAGCAGCGAGCACAACTGCGCCGTGCGAGGTGGACTGGAGGAATCTGGGCGAGACAGTGAGGGTGGTTAGCGAGAGGAGGAGCGTGACAGTGAGCTTGGATGCCAGTGGGCCGGGGGGAGGGCCATTGGTATGTGAAAGCGAGGGCATGAACAGGCAGAAGGGCAGGATAGTGGCATGA